Genomic DNA from Haloplanus aerogenes:
CGCCGCCGCCGAAGACGACTGGACGACGATCCAGACCGCGCTCGGCCTGTTCGACCCCGAGTTCGGCGGCGACGACCCGACCCCCGCGACGACCGAGCGACCCCGCGAGGCGATGGACGACGCCGACGACATCCCCCAGCACGTGCGCGACCGCCTCGGCGACGAGTAACCCGACCCCAACCGTTATTCTTCGCGCGGCCGACGCCTCCGTATGCCCAACCTGCTCGACGACGACGAGATCGAGCGGCAACTCCCGAACGAGTGGGAGCGCGACGGCGACGAAATCGTCCGCGTCTACCCGTTCGACGACTACCTCGACGGCGTCACCTTCGCCACCCGCGTCGGCGAGGTCGCGGACGAGGAGTTCCACCACCCCGAGATCATCATCCGCTACGACGAGGTGGAGGTGCGCCTGACGAGCCACGAGGCGGGTGGGATCACCGACACGGACGTTCGACTGGCGGCTCTGTTCGACGACGAGCGGTGATGGACGTGGACGCCGCGTACGTCTTCCGCGTCACCTTTCGCCTCGACGCGCCGGAAGTTGAGGTCGACCCCGAGCAGTTCGAGACGGTGGTCCGAAAACCCGCCGTCGAACCGGGGACCGAGGGGTGGCGATTCTTCGAGGCGGCGCTCTGGCGCGGCGAGGTGACCGACGCGGCGTACCTGCGCTCGCTGGCCGAGGACTGGCTGTCGGTCCCCGTCGAGTCGGTGACGTTCAGCGAACTGCGGACGGACGAGGCGTATCTCGACGCGCTCCGGGACGCCATCGCGGGGTCGGGAGCGTTCGAGGACACGCCGCAGGAAGTCCTGCACGCACATCTGGGGAGTTCGATTCGGGTGGAGTAATACGGCGGAACACACTTGTTCGATCCCCACCTATCATCACCCGAATGGTCGCACACGCCTACGATTTCTGGCTGTTCGACCTCGACGGGACGCTCGTGGACGTCGACCCCGACTACGCCGACGCAGTGTTCGAACAGGTCGGTGACCGCCTCGGCCGGTCCTTCTCGGAGCGCGAGGTCGAAGTCCTCTGGCACGGCCTGTCGGGGGAGCGAACCCCGCAGTTGCGAGAGTGGGGGATCGACCCCGACGCGTTCTGGGCGGCCCTCCACGAAGCCGAAGATCCCGAGGCCCGCGCAGCGGCGACCTACCTCCACGACGACGCCGACTTCGTGGCCGACCTCGACCGGCCCGTGGGACTCGTCACCCACTGTCAGGAGTATCTGGTCGATCCGGTACTCGACCAACTCGACATCCGCGACTGGTTCGACACGGTCGTCTCCTGTACCCACGACACCGGGTGGAAACCCGACCCCGCACCGGTGCATCTCGCCATGACCGACCTCGGCGTCGAGTCGAACGCCGAGGGAGTGCTGGCGGGCGACGGCCCGAACGACATCGGCGCGGCGTGGAACGCCGGCCTCGACGGCGTCCACGTCGAACGCCACGATCCGTACCGGCGCGGCCGCTGTGTCCTCGGTGACTACCGCGTGCAGTCGCTCGACGAACTGCGAGCGAAACGGCAGGCGGCGAGCGATTAGAACGGCGGTCGAAAGTCATCGGGTGTGAGAACAGTTTCGACCGGCCCTCTAGTCCGAACGGACGAGAACGAGGCCGTCGCTCGTGACGGCGAGTTCGTGGTCGGCGTAGAAGAACCGAACCTGAACGTCGTCACGGGGGCCACCGCTCGACCGATAACAGAGGGTCGCGAGTGCATCGGCGTCGACGTGCTCGTACAACGGCGGGAACGCCGCAGCATCCCGGTCGGTGTAGTCTTCGACGGCCGAGACGATGACGGTCGCGAGATCGGCCGTCTCACTCGGCTGGAAGGTGGCGATGGGCACCCAGTGTTCCGCCGTCTGAAGGCCGTCGCGGCCCTCGGTGCGCGTCGCGGCTCGCGGCGCCACGGCGGCGGTCTGCGGCGACGACGATACGTCGGCGAGCGACAGCACGTGGTCGAACAACGTGTCGAACGGGTCGCCCGAGCTTTTCTTCACGTACTGTACGCTCGACGTCCGGATCTCCGGGTCGAGGGCGTCGTGGTCCATGGACGTGAACAGGACGACCGGCAGATCGGGGAACGTGTCGGCCGCGTGCGTGACGAAGGGCTCCCCGTCGGCGGTCCGGAACGAGTCGCTCACGAGACAGTCGATATCGCGAGTCGACAGCAACTCCTCGCCGGTATCCGGGTCGGACGCTGTCAGCCAGGTGATCTCGTCGTGAACGTCGGCCCAGTCGCTCGACAACTCGAGCATATCCGGATCGTCGTCCACGT
This window encodes:
- a CDS encoding 4a-hydroxytetrahydrobiopterin dehydratase encodes the protein MPNLLDDDEIERQLPNEWERDGDEIVRVYPFDDYLDGVTFATRVGEVADEEFHHPEIIIRYDEVEVRLTSHEAGGITDTDVRLAALFDDER
- a CDS encoding HAD family hydrolase; translated protein: MVAHAYDFWLFDLDGTLVDVDPDYADAVFEQVGDRLGRSFSEREVEVLWHGLSGERTPQLREWGIDPDAFWAALHEAEDPEARAAATYLHDDADFVADLDRPVGLVTHCQEYLVDPVLDQLDIRDWFDTVVSCTHDTGWKPDPAPVHLAMTDLGVESNAEGVLAGDGPNDIGAAWNAGLDGVHVERHDPYRRGRCVLGDYRVQSLDELRAKRQAASD
- the lwrS gene encoding LWR-salt protein, with translation MDVDAAYVFRVTFRLDAPEVEVDPEQFETVVRKPAVEPGTEGWRFFEAALWRGEVTDAAYLRSLAEDWLSVPVESVTFSELRTDEAYLDALRDAIAGSGAFEDTPQEVLHAHLGSSIRVE
- a CDS encoding HalOD1 output domain-containing protein, whose protein sequence is MSSQCTVLHVDDDPDMLELSSDWADVHDEITWLTASDPDTGEELLSTRDIDCLVSDSFRTADGEPFVTHAADTFPDLPVVLFTSMDHDALDPEIRTSSVQYVKKSSGDPFDTLFDHVLSLADVSSSPQTAAVAPRAATRTEGRDGLQTAEHWVPIATFQPSETADLATVIVSAVEDYTDRDAAAFPPLYEHVDADALATLCYRSSGGPRDDVQVRFFYADHELAVTSDGLVLVRSD